In a single window of the Candidatus Hydrogenedentota bacterium genome:
- a CDS encoding dehydratase: MDYEDGIYFEDLSEGDSATTPGRTITETDIVNFAGLSGDFNRIHTDEVFAANMHFGQRIAHGMLGLSVASGLVTRNPGAQRHMLVAWLGLTWDFKRPILIGDTICVVQTVKSKRPTRKPDAGIIIFDVQVKNQRGKVCQEGEWKVMYMRRDTNSDEN; this comes from the coding sequence GTGGATTACGAAGACGGTATCTATTTTGAAGACTTGAGCGAGGGCGACAGCGCGACCACTCCGGGGCGAACGATAACGGAAACGGATATCGTCAATTTCGCCGGCCTTTCGGGTGATTTCAACCGGATCCATACGGACGAGGTGTTTGCCGCGAACATGCATTTTGGCCAGCGCATCGCCCACGGCATGCTGGGGCTGTCCGTGGCGTCCGGTCTGGTGACGCGGAATCCCGGCGCGCAGCGGCATATGCTTGTGGCGTGGCTGGGGCTGACCTGGGATTTCAAGCGCCCGATCCTGATCGGCGACACGATTTGCGTCGTGCAGACGGTGAAATCGAAGCGCCCGACGCGCAAGCCGGACGCGGGGATCATCATCTTCGACGTCCAGGTGAAGAACCAGCGCGGAAAGGTGTGCCAGGAGGGGGAGTGGAAGGTGATGTATATGCGGCGCGACACGAACTCGGACGAGAACTGA
- a CDS encoding electron transfer flavoprotein subunit beta/FixA family protein: MKIAVLVKRVPDTASAFELNAAGTGIVTDRLKYIMSPYDEHAVQEAINLQAATGATVVAVSLGDEGAKDILRTALAMGADSAVLVRGEGVDALGPRGISEAIAATLRRIEPDLVFAGRQAVDGDGAQIPERVAELLGWPHASSITRFTLDGATASVDREVEGGHFVLELPLPAVFTTEKGINKPEYPKLPNIMKAKKKPLEEWTLADLGLSPGELAGRVAVESMRLPRQERLGRMMAGDAPAQVAALVHALRDDEKVL, from the coding sequence ATGAAAATCGCAGTGCTGGTGAAGCGCGTTCCGGACACGGCGTCGGCGTTTGAACTGAACGCGGCGGGCACGGGCATTGTCACGGATCGGCTCAAGTACATCATGAGCCCGTACGACGAGCATGCCGTGCAGGAGGCGATCAATCTTCAGGCGGCCACGGGCGCGACGGTTGTTGCGGTGTCGCTGGGCGACGAAGGCGCGAAGGACATTCTCCGCACCGCGCTCGCCATGGGCGCGGATTCCGCTGTCCTGGTGCGCGGGGAAGGGGTGGACGCGCTCGGCCCGCGGGGCATATCGGAGGCGATCGCCGCGACATTGCGGCGGATCGAACCCGACCTGGTGTTTGCGGGCAGGCAGGCCGTGGACGGCGACGGCGCGCAGATTCCCGAGCGCGTTGCGGAGCTCCTCGGCTGGCCCCATGCGTCCTCGATCACGCGTTTTACGCTGGACGGCGCCACCGCCTCGGTGGACCGCGAGGTTGAAGGGGGCCATTTCGTGCTGGAGCTGCCGCTGCCGGCCGTGTTCACCACGGAGAAGGGCATCAATAAGCCCGAGTATCCCAAGCTCCCGAATATCATGAAGGCGAAGAAGAAGCCGCTGGAGGAATGGACCCTCGCGGACCTGGGGCTGTCCCCGGGCGAACTCGCGGGCCGCGTGGCCGTGGAGTCGATGCGCCTGCCCCGGCAGGAGCGGCTCGGGCGGATGATGGCGGGCGATGCGCCGGCGCAGGTCGCCGCGCTGGTTCACGCGCTGCGCGACGACGAAAAGGTGCTGTAG